From a single Glycine soja cultivar W05 chromosome 19, ASM419377v2, whole genome shotgun sequence genomic region:
- the LOC114400794 gene encoding uncharacterized protein LOC114400794, translated as MGKARKWIRNFLLGKKEDKIKKIEDKSLIVSPKVKCRWSFGKLTGGRITSKVVGHKFSRSFDSGDSAKLQIQPLLETKTPRHLPKPLAKASKDKNKAATKIQASFRSYLARRALHALRGLVKLQALVRGHLVRKQTTATLRGMHALMAIQVRARIHRIQMAEEANLLGQQPLQHRQLPYFTDLITEENKDSNDMSVEEIVEVLKSRSGPLDGSYVKGRERDSMTYYSKHVPVVSKRQNQYKKTLMVEPNSLGNYRAMSEFNPATIALSTSQRHYVPHRQSLSPNYMNKTESSRAKARSQSEPKQRPRRGTRHKGKSVESPLNGPRQNLFSNSLRFDHRSLDHWVINPHGSKNDSRRNSFGSSSVTTESYY; from the exons ATGGGGAAGGCCAGAAAATGGATCAGAAACTTCCTTCTAgggaaaaaagaagataaaatcaaGAAGATCGAGGATAAGAGTCTGATTGTGAGTCCCAAAGTGAAGTGCAGATGGAGCTTTGGAAAACTAACAGGAGGAAGAATAACAAGCAAGGTAGTAGGCCATAAATTTTCCAGATCATTTGACTCAGGTGACTCTGCCAAGCTGCAAATACAACCCTTGTTGGAAACTAAGACTCCAAGGCATCTTCCAAAACCACTAGCAAAGGCTtctaaagataaaaacaaagccGCTACAAAGATTCAGGCCAGCTTTCGCTCGTATTTG GCAAGGAGAGCATTGCATGCTTTAAGGGGATTAGTCAAGTTACAGGCACTAGTGAGGGGTCACCTTGTAAGGAAACAAACAACTGCTACACTACGTGGAATGCATGCGTTGATGGCCATACAAGTTAGAGCCCGAATTCACAGAATTCAGATGGCAGAGGAAGCAAACCTCCTCGGACAACAGCCTCTGCAACATAGACAACTCCCATACTTCACAGATCTCATTacagaagaaaataaa GATTCAAACGATATGAGTGTGGAAGAAATAGTGGAGGTTTTGAAAAGCAGGAGTGGCCCACTAGATGGTTCATATGTTAAGGGAAGAGAGCGTGATTCCATGACATACTATTCGAAGCATGTGCCGGTTGTTTCTAAACGACAAAACCAATACAAGAAAACTCTAATGGTAGAACCAAACAGCCTAGGAAACTACCGTGCCATGTCTGAATTTAACCCAGCGACAATTGCCTTGTCAACTTCTCAGCGCCATTATGTGCCTCACCGTCAATCACTGTCACCAAATTACATGAACAAGACAGAATCTTCAAGGGCTAAAGCAAGGTCACAGAGTGAACCGAAACAACGACCAAGACGGGGAACGAGGCACAAAGGCAAGTCTGTGGAATCCCCATTGAATGGTCCAAGGCAAAATCTATTCTCAAACTCGTTACGCTTCGATCACAGAAGCCTGGACCATTGGGTTATCAATCCTCATGGGTCAAAAAACGACAGCAGGCGCAATTCCTTTGGCAGCAGCTCGGTTACTACTGAATCCTATTATTGA
- the LOC114397918 gene encoding probable ribose-5-phosphate isomerase 3, chloroplastic gives MASLSLSSPPSLSSAHHNASTRLILRTPNSLNLRTIPHSLPIRAITLTQDDLKRLAADKAVESVKSGMVLGLGTGSTAAFVVAKLGALLASGQLTDIVGVPTSKRTEEQARSLGIPLSVLDHNPRLDLAIDGADEVDPDLNLVKGRGGALLREKMVEAASDKFVVVVDDTKLVDGLGGSGLAMPVEVVQFCWKYNLDRLQELFKEEGVEAKLRLEESGKPYVSDNSNYIVDLYFKTPIRDALAAGAEISALEGVVDHGLFLNMATSVIIAAKSGVQVRLRR, from the coding sequence ATGGCTTCCCTATCCCTCTCCTCTCCCCCATCTCTCTCATCCGCACACCACAACGCCTCCACCCGCCTTATCCTGCGCACCCCTAACTCCCTTAACCTGCGCACCATACCCCATTCTCTCCCTATCCGCGCCATCACCCTCACCCAGGACGACCTCAAGAGACTCGCTGCCGACAAGGCCGTGGAGTCCGTCAAGAGCGGCATGGTCCTCGGCCTCGGCACCGGCTCCACCGCCGCCTTCGTCGTCGCCAAGCTCGGCGCACTCCTCGCCTCCGGCCAACTCACTGACATCGTCGGGGTCCCTACCTCCAAGCGCACGGAGGAGCAGGCCCGCTCTCTCGGCATCCCCCTCTCCGTCCTCGACCACAATCCCCGCCTCGATCTCGCCATCGACGGCGCCGACGAGGTCGACCCCGACCTCAACCTCGTCAAAGGCCGCGGCGGCGCCCTCCTCCGCGAGAAGATGGTCGAGGCCGCCTCCGACAAGTTCGTCGTGGTCGTCGACGACACAAAGCTGGTGGACGGCCTCGGCGGAAGCGGCCTGGCCATGCCGGTGGAGGTGGTCCAGTTCTGCTGGAAGTACAATCTGGATCGGCTTCAGGAGCTTTTCAAGGAAGAAGGCGTGGAAGCGAAATTAAGACTGGAGGAGAGTGGGAAACCCTACGTCAGCGATAATTCCAATTACATCGTCGATTTGTACTTCAAGACTCCTATCAGGGATGCATTGGCCGCTGGCGCCGAAATTTCCGCTCTCGAAGGCGTCGTCGACCACGGCTTGTTCTTGAACATGGCCACCTCTGTCATCATCGCTGCTAAATCCGGCGTTCAAGTCAGACTCAGACGCTAA
- the LOC114400793 gene encoding serine/threonine-protein kinase Nek2-like — protein sequence MEQYEILEQIGKGAFGSALLVKHKHEKKKYVLKKIRLARQTERSRRSAHLEMELLSKLRNPFLVEYKDSWVEKGCYVFIIIGYCEGGDMAEAIKKASGVMFPEEKLCKWLVQLLMALDYLHVNHILHRDVKCSNIFLTKDHDIRLGDFGLAKMLTSDDLTSSVVGTPSYMCPELLADIPYGSKSDIWSLGCCIYEMTSLKPAFKAFDIQALINKINKSIVAPLPTKYSGAFRGLVKSMLRKNPELRPSAAELLGHQHLQPYVLKVHLKINSPRRSTLPGHWPESNYMEKTRFLKSEDDPVSFSGNKRHSFSYDRTLNPSISGAEQDSLCSTLEIDCTPDNLNQRFAELSVGDNHDVKSLHKPVASRTSSKARTPRLTASKASAAPKKSMVSSKNHKTLPVSHNMKEPVHTTRRASLPFPRSCTIQQPPRRASIGLLDHVNSLNISVNSPRIDRIAEFPLASYEDQLFPINSSSPNSAQGSSGFPPCGNDSTLIDKCTIKVCDTSYVRPGCTDAWQGITNSMFKKNDEDKSGSSDQNATAGASSHNSSDLRHRQFDTSSFRQRAEALEGLLEFSARLLQQERYGELGVLLKPFGPGKASPRETAIWLSKSLKENTFSREQSTPPKLL from the exons atggagcagtatgaAATACTTGAGCAAATTGGAAAAGGTGCTTTCGGTTCTGCTCTTCTTGTGAAGCATAAGCACGAGAAGAAAAA ATATGTGCTGAAGAAGATTCGCCTTGCCCGCCAAACTGAGCGCTCTCGTAGGTCTGCACACCTGGAG ATGGAGCTCCTCTCCAAATTAAGAAATCCATTTCTTGTGGAGTATAAAGATTCATGGGTAGAAAAG GGTTGCTATGTGTTCATTATTATAGGTTATTGTGAGGGTGGAGACAT GGCGGAAGCTATAAAGAAAGCTAGTGGTGTTATGTTTCCTGAGGAG AAACTATGTAAGTGGCTTGTTCAACTTCTTATGGCACTTGATTACTTGCACGTGAATCATATTCTTCATCGTGATGTCAAG TGTTCAAATATATTCTTGACGAAAGATCATGACATACGCCTTG GTGATTTTGGACTTGCCAAAATGTTGACTTCAGATGATCTAACTTCCTCT GTTGTGGGAACTCCTAGCTACATGTGCCCTGAGCTCCTTGCTGATATACCTTATGGCTCTAAATCAGATATTTGGTCCTTGG GATGTTGTATATACGAAATGACCTCCCTCAAGcctgcattcaaagcattt GATATACAAGCCCTGATTAACAAGATTAATAAGTCCATAGTGGCCCCATTGCCAACAAAATACTCTGGTGCATT TCGAGGTCTTGTTAAAAGCATGCTGCGGAAAAATCCAGAGCTTAGGCCTAGT GCTGCAGAGCTACTTGGGCACCAACATCTTCAACCTTATGTTCTTAAGGTCCATCTCAAAATCAATAGCCCCAGGCGAAGTACATTGCCAGGCCATTGGCCAGAATCCAATTACATGGAGAAAACTAGATTTTTGAAGTCTGAAGATGATCCTGTTTCCTTCTCAGGGAATAAGAGGCATTCTTTTAGCTATGATCGGACTTTAAATCCTAGTATATCTGGAGCAGAGCAAGATTCTCTATGCTCTACGCTAGAGATTGATTGTACTCCTGATAATTTAAATCAAAGATTTGCCGAACTTTCTGTTGGAGACAACCATGACGTGAAGTCACTCCATAAGCCAGTTGCTTCCAGAACTTCTAGTAAAGCCAGGACTCCTAGACTAACTGCATCAAAAGCTTCTGCCGCCCCCAAGAAATCAATGGTATCCTCAAAGAATCATAAGACG CTTCCTGTTTCACACAATATGAAAGAACCTGTCCATACAACTCGCAGAGCATCATTGCCGTTCCCAAGAAGTTGTACCATACAGCAGCCTCCTCGCAGGGCCAGTATTGGTTTACTTGACCATGTAAATTCGCTCAATATTTCAGTTAACTCTCCTCGTATTGATAGGATAGCAGAATTCCCATTAGCATCATATGAAGATCAATTGTTTCCCATCAATAGTTCTTCACCAAACTCGGCACAGGGTTCCTCAGGCTTCCCTCCTTGTGGCAATGATTCAACTTTGATTGACAAATGCACAATCAAGGTATGTGACACATCCTATGTTAGGCCAGGATGTACGGATGCTTGGCAGGGAATCACGAACAGCATGTTCAAGAAAAACGATGAGGATAAAAGTGGCTCATCTGATCAAAATGCAACTGCTGGAGCATCAAGCCACAACTCTTCAGACCTGCGCCACCGACAGTTTGATACATCATCATTCCGACAAAGGGCTGAGGCCTTAGAAGGTTTGCTTGAATTTAGTGCAAGATTACTACAGCAGGAAAGGTATGGAGAACTTGGAGTTTTATTAAAACCGTTTGGGCCAGGGAAAGCTTCCCCGAGGGAAACTGCTATTTGGTTGAGCAAGAGTTTAAAAGAGAACACTTTCAGCCGGGAACAATCCACCCCACCTAAATTGCTGTAA